A single region of the Enterobacter cloacae complex sp. R_G8 genome encodes:
- the mdoC gene encoding glucans biosynthesis protein MdoC has translation MSTTPVEREYFLDSIRAWLMLLGIPFHISLIYSSHTWHVNSQMPSWWLTLFNDFIHAFRMQVFFVISGYFSYMLFLRYPIKRWWKVRVERVGIPMLTAIPLLTLPQFIMLQYVKGKAENWPNLSLYEKYNTLVWELVSHLWFLLVLVVLTTVSVFIFGRLRRHLSHKANAFFASITLGKLSLLFLLLGIAYAAVRRTLFIVYPPILSDGLFNFVVMQSLFYIPFFLIGALAFIYPKLKSLFTTPSPWCACGAAIAFAAYLLNQRYGSGDAWMYETESVITMLLGLWMVNVVFALGHRLLNFKSSRVTYFVNASLFIYLVHHPLTLFFGAYITPHIASNTLGFFTGLVFVIGIAIVLYEIHLRIPLLRFLFSGKPQVRAS, from the coding sequence ATGAGCACAACACCAGTAGAACGTGAATATTTCCTCGACTCGATCCGGGCATGGCTGATGCTATTGGGGATCCCCTTCCACATTTCATTGATATACTCCAGCCACACCTGGCATGTTAATAGTCAAATGCCCTCCTGGTGGCTGACGCTGTTTAATGACTTTATTCACGCCTTCCGCATGCAGGTGTTTTTCGTCATTTCTGGCTACTTCTCTTATATGCTGTTTCTGCGCTACCCGATCAAGCGCTGGTGGAAAGTGCGCGTGGAGCGCGTCGGCATTCCGATGCTGACCGCCATTCCCCTGCTGACGCTGCCGCAGTTCATTATGTTGCAGTACGTAAAAGGTAAGGCGGAGAACTGGCCTAACCTGTCGCTGTATGAAAAATACAACACCCTGGTCTGGGAGCTGGTATCTCACCTCTGGTTCCTGCTGGTGCTGGTGGTGCTCACCACAGTCAGCGTGTTTATTTTTGGCCGCTTGCGCCGTCATTTAAGCCATAAAGCTAACGCCTTCTTCGCCAGTATCACCCTCGGGAAACTGTCGCTGCTCTTTTTACTGCTGGGCATCGCCTATGCCGCGGTCAGACGCACCCTGTTTATCGTTTATCCGCCGATACTGAGCGACGGTCTGTTCAATTTTGTGGTAATGCAGTCGCTGTTCTACATCCCCTTCTTTTTAATCGGGGCGCTGGCCTTTATTTATCCAAAGCTTAAATCGCTGTTCACGACGCCCTCGCCGTGGTGTGCTTGTGGGGCCGCCATCGCGTTTGCGGCCTATCTGTTAAATCAGCGCTACGGCAGCGGTGATGCCTGGATGTATGAAACCGAGAGCGTCATTACCATGCTGCTGGGCCTGTGGATGGTGAATGTGGTCTTTGCCCTTGGCCACCGCCTGCTCAACTTTAAGTCCAGCCGCGTGACCTATTTCGTCAATGCGTCGCTGTTTATCTATCTGGTGCACCATCCCCTCACGCTGTTCTTCGGGGCCTATATCACACCGCATATCGCCTCCAACACGCTGGGCTTCTTTACCGGGCTGGTCTTTGTGATTGGAATCGCCATCGTGCTTTACGAAATCCATCTGCGGATACCGCTTCTGCGTTTCCTTTTCTCCGGGAAACCGCAAGTAAGAGCATCATAA
- a CDS encoding type 1 fimbrial protein, protein MTKYTAQLVSGFSLLVSLFITPVFAATVVEGGVIHFRGAIVADPCEVTAQQRQFALSCPENNQMQTRMVSYEEALNGHVTDSSLASLSMKYLNPEKTLAVVEIQYR, encoded by the coding sequence GTGACCAAATATACCGCTCAACTCGTTTCTGGTTTTAGTCTGCTCGTCTCTCTTTTTATTACCCCGGTTTTTGCGGCGACGGTTGTGGAGGGTGGGGTGATTCATTTTCGCGGCGCGATTGTCGCAGACCCCTGTGAAGTGACTGCACAACAGCGGCAATTTGCGCTGTCATGCCCGGAAAATAACCAGATGCAAACGCGCATGGTCAGTTATGAAGAGGCACTTAATGGGCATGTGACCGATTCCAGCCTTGCCTCCCTCAGCATGAAATACCTCAATCCTGAAAAAACGCTCGCGGTGGTGGAAATTCAATACCGTTGA
- the ymdB gene encoding O-acetyl-ADP-ribose deacetylase, with the protein MKPQIDVIHGDITTMHVDVIVNAANPSLMGGGGVDGAIHRAAGPQLLEACKTVRQQQGECPPGHAVITLAGDLPAKAVIHAVGPVWHGGDRHEASLLEEAYRNCLRLAADNGYKTMAFPAISTGVYGYPKAAAATIAVDTVYRYLSLKPMPEKVTFVCFDEETLHLYQRLLTQRGQELET; encoded by the coding sequence ATGAAACCGCAAATTGACGTTATTCATGGCGATATCACGACGATGCACGTTGATGTTATCGTCAATGCAGCCAATCCGTCACTGATGGGCGGCGGTGGCGTGGATGGCGCTATCCACCGGGCTGCCGGACCGCAACTGCTGGAAGCCTGCAAGACTGTGCGTCAGCAACAGGGGGAGTGCCCACCGGGTCATGCCGTTATTACGCTTGCGGGCGATCTTCCCGCGAAAGCGGTGATTCATGCCGTGGGGCCAGTATGGCATGGCGGTGATCGGCACGAGGCGAGTCTCCTTGAAGAGGCTTACCGAAACTGCCTGCGCCTGGCCGCCGACAATGGCTATAAAACCATGGCATTCCCGGCGATCAGCACAGGGGTGTATGGCTATCCGAAAGCCGCCGCAGCGACGATTGCGGTAGACACCGTATATCGTTACCTGTCGCTCAAACCGATGCCCGAAAAAGTGACATTTGTCTGTTTCGATGAGGAGACACTGCATCTTTATCAGCGGCTGTTGACCCAGCGCGGACAGGAATTAGAGACCTGA